The following DNA comes from Plasmodium vivax chromosome 11, whole genome shotgun sequence.
GGTTTTGGTTGGAGTAATTAACTACGTAGTGTTTATTGTACGGAAGggggagcatttttttttttaaaaattctacAATTTCCGCTTCTCTATTTCGCATTTgagagtttaaaaaaaacgcgtcaTCGATTAGGATAATGGTGATGATGCTAATCAGGTGATGATCGAAAATGAGCTGCGAAACGGATTCGTAGTTTACAGGGAATGTCTGCCGGTATGTTTTCTGGAAGGTAAACTTGTCTCCATGCTGTGACGAATCCGCCTTTGCATGGAAGCCTTCACTGTTGTGGTGGTTAATCAGGAAGGGCTCATACACTCGATAGCAATTCACCGCtctgaagaggaggaacaagTGGGACTCATACGACTGATACTTTCGCAATGCTACGGTTAGGTTATTTACGCACGGCGCTTTGGCGTTATGGGTTAGCATCTTCTCTACGTCCACGTGCAGATCTCTCTGCACACGTTTGGAGTGCTTCTTCGTTTCGAGACTCATTTGTAGGGAGAACTGCGTCTCTCCCTCCGGAATGACAAGTGGGAACAACACGGTGAAGTGCTTGTCCGTCGATCTGTaggaattaattttataagaaatggtctgcttctccttcgagCATTCGTGGTAGACCAGATCGTAGCAGGAGGTGTGCACGTACGCGTCGCACGCGTCGGTCAGGTGCGTCCTCTCCGCTGTCTCCATTGCGTCCATTCCACTCGGGGGGGGTGCCACCAACGGCGTGGAGCTGCCCTGCAGGGACAACTTAATTTCCACCTCCTTCTCATCGAACAGGAACACATGCAGGTAGAAGAGGTAAGTCCTTTTGGCAAGCTCCTCCCCCAAGTTAAGGTCACTGAGGAACATCTTCTTATTTGGTAGGGGATATGTAAACAGGGCCTGTGCCTCCCTCACGTATTCGTTCTCCCCATTTAAGCAGCTAATGGTGATTTTCCAGTAGTCCCTACTGTTGTACTTGGTAACGTTGAGGGAGAACTGTATCAATTCATCGTTTCGGATGGATTTCTTTTGGACATGCAATCGGTGCTGGTCGTCTGGGACTGGCTTGGATGCCGAGTTGGGCAGCATCAGCTTCAAGTTGTGGCGGTCTAGTCTCTGCTCGCTGCTGCTCGTGACTGACGCGAAGCTGTGGATGGTCTTCAGCTCCACCCTGCACTTGCTGAAGAGGTGCGTCTCCGGGAAGCGCAGCTTCAGCTGCACGAGCAGGGGGTCCTCCAGCAGGCCGTGCTGGCCGGTcggctgcgggggggggagcggacATGCAGCGTGGAGATAAGCGGATAAGCGGATAATCGGCCGGGTAAGCGGTAACCTACGTGGCGGCTCCCCACatattttctcccccccctgctgctgcttTACCTCCACCACGAGGGGCGTCAGCGCTGGCGTGGGCACCACGGCGAGGTGGGAGTTCATCCACGTGACGCTGTCCGAGTGAACGTCCACAAATTTGCTGATGAACTTCCTAGAGCACAGGTCGTTGGAGACCTTCTCCAGGATCTCCTTGTGTTCCCTCCTGATGATGAAGTTTGAGCTGTCCACGGTGAGGAGGTTGATTTTCCAATCGTTGTTGCTCTCCAGGTTGACGAGGGGGTGGTTGATGTTGTTGAGCAGCACTTCCACTTGGTCGGGCGCGTCCTTCGGGGGGGTGGCGGTTTAGCAGTTAGGCGGCTAACCGGAGAGGCAGATACGCAGTTCAGGCGCTGCGCTTCTTCGCTTGCCCCACCTGGCCCGCGCTGGACTTCAACACAAACTCGTAGTTCCTAAAGGTGTACGCGCACTGCTCGAAGGGGCCCGCCTTTACGTTCCGGCAGGGGTCCTCCTCGTTCGCACCGAAGCAGGAGCTGGCGTAGCAGAGGTCGGGGGGCATCTTCAGGCGGATCACCACTTGGTCTTGGGGgccacgggggggagaggaacaaaaaggggaagaagaagagaaatgagaagaggaagagggagAGAAAGAGGGAGAGAAATAAGAAGACGACCACGAAGAAACAAACGAAAGCGCACACACATAGGCATATCCCACACGTCTACACACTCGCGACGGTCTGCACTCCTAAACGACCCGAAGGGACCTTCCCCGCAAGCTCCTACCCAGCTTCAGCGCAGGCGCGATTTTGCCTAAGCCCATTTGAACCGTGTACTTCACCCCCTGGGCCCCATAAAACGTTTTGTTGGCGAATATTTTTACGTCGAAGCTTTGGCGTAAGTCTGGGACTAAGTTGAGGAGCTTCGAGAGGGAGCAATTGGAGTTGCATGTTGGTGAGGAGGGACAAGGGGGCAGTCGAGCCACTCGGGAATGTCCACTCGAAGGGGAAGCAGCCCGAGCACGTGGGAAAGACCCACTCCAAGGAGACACCCACGAGTGAGAACactttgttttcttttttctttttttttttccccttttttctatcccctttttttttacctccgCGTTGGTGGCGCTGTTGCAGTACAGGAGGGAGAGGCCGTTGTGGGTGGCCGTCGGGAGGAACACCTCTGCCAGCTGACTCGAGTAAACCGTGCACTCTTGGTTCCCCGTGCTGGAGCTGTTCTTTTCGGCGAGGGCGAAAATCCTGCGAGGGGGTCGCAAAGGGGTGCGTGCGGGTTGGTTGCAAATTGCTTGCGGATTGCTTGCGGATTGCTTGCGGATTGCTTGCGGATTGCTTGCGGATTGCTTGCGTATTGCTTGCGTATTGCTTGCGTATTGCTTGCGGATTGCTTGCCGGGGCATCCACACGACTGTCCACACAACTGCATACTCCTGATGGCGGCGACTCACCAAACGCCGTCCGAGCTGAACCCGCCCTTGGCAACCTCCACggagatttttaaaaagtagtTTGAGGGGTGGATGGTTCCTTCGCTGGGGAGGAAGGTTTCTgcgtggaggaaaaaaaaaacaaacaagcgCACAAGCGCACAcacgtatgtgtgtatgtatgtacgcatgtatgtgtgcatgtatTTATATGGGCACACTTAATCGCGCCAAGCACGAGCGCAGTTCTGCTCGTTGCTGTCTGCACATGGCTGTCTGCACGCCGGCTAAAGGATCTAATAACTTAGCGAGTGCTCCGAGTATTCGTATTGGGGGGGGACAGGCGGGGGCTTCTCTTTGCTCGAAAGGGGGTAGCGGTGTATTTTAAATTTCGTTAGCTCCTCCGTGGAGAGCTTCAGAAGATACATCTTCGACGTTATTAGGTAGTCACATGGGTCTGAGTGGGGTGCGGGGAGGAGAGGCGATAAGGGTTATCCTCCATTCGGTGGTAGATGCACTGGGTAGATGCAATAGGTAGATGCACTGGGTAGATGCAATAGGTAGATGCACTGGGTAGGTGCAATAGGTAGATGCACTGGGTAGGTGCAATAGGTAGATGCACTGGGTAGGTGCAATAGGTAGATGCACTGGGTAGGTGCAATAGGTAGATGCACTGGGTAGGTGCAATAGGTGGATGCACCTTTGGGAGGGACCCCAGACAAGTGCATGTGGTGTGGGGGTGATTACCTTTTTCTCTGGCAACTTCCTTGTTCAGGCGaatttctacattttccTGCACCGCCTTGTCGTCTTCTCTTTGGAAGGCCAGCACGCGCAGGTTCTCTTGCGGGGCAAGCGGGGATAGCGGTGTTAGAGGGTGAGGGGGGGGCGCATGAACATCGCTTCCTCTCTCGGCCTCCTCTCTCCGcctcctctccccctctccGAGTTGGGGCTAGTCGAAGCGAGACCAGGTTAGGACAGCAGCCACACCCCGTGCACCTGCTACCCACCCCCGGGTGCCCTCGGACACAAGCTTACTGGCAGGGATCAACGCCGTTAGGAAAAATTCCTTCGCAGTCTTTGCCGTGTTGAAGGACAAAACGAGCTCCATTTCAAATTTGAGGAGGTCACTTTTGGTTGTGTGCACCTTTGGAGGGAGGAGCCATTTGGGGTGTGCATATGCGTGTGCGTGTGCGTATGCGTGTGGGGGTTACGCCCCGTTTGCACCTTCGCCGGGgtgcacttctccccctttgcagggCACATCTgactgctccccccccttcacctCCTTACCCTTTTCACCTCCTTAAAAGTGAACGCAAAGCTGTCGTCGTAGATGCAGACGACGCTGCCCATCAGCAGCCAGAATATAACCGAATAAAGCAGTAGGGACCCCATTTTGGCAACCTCCTCTCCTGGTGGTCTGTTCACCCGGGATGCTCACCTTCCTCGGCGCGCAGCACGCGCT
Coding sequences within:
- a CDS encoding hypothetical protein, conserved (encoded by transcript PVX_113630A); this encodes MGSLLLYSVIFWLLMGSVVCIYDDSFAFTFKEVKRVHTTKSDLLKFEMELVLSFNTAKTAKEFFLTALIPAKNLRVLAFQREDDKAVQENVEIRLNKEVAREKDPCDYLITSKMYLLKLSTEELTKFKIHRYPLSSKEKPPPVPPQYEYSEHSLKTFLPSEGTIHPSNYFLKISVEVAKGGFSSDGVWIFALAEKNSSSTGNQECTVYSSQLAEVFLPTATHNGLSLLYCNSATNAELLNLVPDLRQSFDVKIFANKTFYGAQGVKYTVQMGLGKIAPALKLDQVVIRLKMPPDLCYASSCFGANEEDPCRNVKAGPFEQCAYTFRNYEFVLKSSAGQDAPDQVEVLLNNINHPLVNLESNNDWKINLLTVDSSNFIIRREHKEILEKVSNDLCSRKFISKFVDVHSDSVTWMNSHLAVVPTPALTPLVVEPTGQHGLLEDPLLVQLKLRFPETHLFSKCRVELKTIHSFASVTSSSEQRLDRHNLKLMLPNSASKPVPDDQHRLHVQKKSIRNDELIQFSLNVTKYNSRDYWKITISCLNGENEYVREAQALFTYPLPNKKMFLSDLNLGEELAKRTYLFYLHVFLFDEKEVEIKLSLQGSSTPLVAPPPSGMDAMETAERTHLTDACDAYVHTSCYDLVYHECSKEKQTISYKINSYRSTDKHFTVLFPLVIPEGETQFSLQMSLETKKHSKRVQRDLHVDVEKMLTHNAKAPCVNNLTVALRKYQSYESHLFLLFRAVNCYRVYEPFLINHHNSEGFHAKADSSQHGDKFTFQKTYRQTFPVNYESVSQLIFDHHLISIITIILIDDAFFLNSQMRNREAEIVEFLKKKMLPLPYNKHYVVNYSNQNLLISMYTYVDAGKVKIDIVQKSSDVQHVVAALEKVISFAEYVKAKETHYMHSEYSILLLTDIEGMDTVRGATSQYVKNENDVERNFSRIYVLSLEKGEDFSNSNGMPDESIQNVQNMYTYNKKKTDRIFFTSFHNYTVDEELMVHYAKAAIQDYILLHTQIYKTAWYLIGICRYNVVKNSPTTRKLHLFYVNKNVKTVEYSISADEAKSVLDNSSAASYQDMCNIFTQLQLLGHR